A window of the Loxodonta africana isolate mLoxAfr1 chromosome 3, mLoxAfr1.hap2, whole genome shotgun sequence genome harbors these coding sequences:
- the SLC66A1 gene encoding lysosomal amino acid transporter 1 homolog isoform X2, whose protein sequence is MVPVLGQYIKACRAGNMDQALSLWFLLGWLGGDSCNLIGSFLADQLPLQTYTAVYYVMADLLMLTLYFHYKYKKRASRLSAPINAALLLILGTAFCTRLLSRPGPVASPREVFQGRTLLSVEPGDKPFTHQEIVGFVIGSVSSVLYLLSRLPQIHTNFLRKSTQGISYSLFALVMLGNTLYGLSVLLKNPEVGQSKGSYVLHHLPWLVGSLGVLLLDTIISVQFLIYRNAPAASSESEPLLPS, encoded by the exons atggttcctgtcttggg CCAATACATCAAGGCCTGCAGGGCAGGCAACATGGACCAGGCCCTGTCCTTGTGGTTCCTGCTGGGCTGGCTCGGCGGAGACTCCTGCAACCTCATCGGCTCCTTCCTCGCCGATCAGCTGCCCTTGCAG ACCTACACGGCGGTGTATTATGTCATGGCGGACCTGCTGATGCTGACGCTGTACTTTCATTACAAGTACAAGAAGCGTGCCTCCCGGT TGTCTGCCCCCATCAATGCTGCACTCTTGCTCATCTTGGGAACAGCGTTTTGCACCCGGCTGCTGAGCAGGCCTGGCCCGGTGGCCTCCCCGAGGGAGGTCTTCCAGGGGCGGACACTCCTTTCGGTGGAACCAGGCGATAAG CCCTTCACCCATCAGGAAATTGTTGGCTTTGTCATCGGCTCTGTCTCCAGCGTGCTGTATCTGCTCTCCCGGCTGCCTCAGATACACACCAAT TTCCTGCGGAAGTCGACTCAGGGGATCTCCTACTCGCTGTTCGCGCTGGTGATGCTGGGGAACACACTGTACGGGCTGAGCGTGCTGCTCAAAAACCCAGAGGTGGGCCAGAGCAAGGGCAGCTACGTGCTGCACCACCTGCCCTGGCTCGTGGGCAGCCTGGGCGTGCTGCTGCTTGACACCATT ATCTCCGTGCAGTTCCTCATCTACAGAAATGCTCCTGCCGCCTCCTCAGAGAGCGAGCCCCTCCTTCCCAGCTGA
- the SLC66A1 gene encoding lysosomal amino acid transporter 1 homolog isoform X3, giving the protein MADLLMLTLYFHYKYKKRASRLSAPINAALLLILGTAFCTRLLSRPGPVASPREVFQGRTLLSVEPGDKPFTHQEIVGFVIGSVSSVLYLLSRLPQIHTNFLRKSTQGISYSLFALVMLGNTLYGLSVLLKNPEVGQSKGSYVLHHLPWLVGSLGVLLLDTIISVQFLIYRNAPAASSESEPLLPS; this is encoded by the exons ATGGCGGACCTGCTGATGCTGACGCTGTACTTTCATTACAAGTACAAGAAGCGTGCCTCCCGGT TGTCTGCCCCCATCAATGCTGCACTCTTGCTCATCTTGGGAACAGCGTTTTGCACCCGGCTGCTGAGCAGGCCTGGCCCGGTGGCCTCCCCGAGGGAGGTCTTCCAGGGGCGGACACTCCTTTCGGTGGAACCAGGCGATAAG CCCTTCACCCATCAGGAAATTGTTGGCTTTGTCATCGGCTCTGTCTCCAGCGTGCTGTATCTGCTCTCCCGGCTGCCTCAGATACACACCAAT TTCCTGCGGAAGTCGACTCAGGGGATCTCCTACTCGCTGTTCGCGCTGGTGATGCTGGGGAACACACTGTACGGGCTGAGCGTGCTGCTCAAAAACCCAGAGGTGGGCCAGAGCAAGGGCAGCTACGTGCTGCACCACCTGCCCTGGCTCGTGGGCAGCCTGGGCGTGCTGCTGCTTGACACCATT ATCTCCGTGCAGTTCCTCATCTACAGAAATGCTCCTGCCGCCTCCTCAGAGAGCGAGCCCCTCCTTCCCAGCTGA